In Calliopsis andreniformis isolate RMS-2024a chromosome 6, iyCalAndr_principal, whole genome shotgun sequence, a single genomic region encodes these proteins:
- the LOC143180226 gene encoding unconventional myosin-XVIIIa isoform X5 codes for MNDLRQEKAQRERLAREKEIAIAEKFTIEQNLSDARLEIELKEERLRTLSQELEELTFGGKTEEEVAQLKKAKHELEKRVKDQEEELDDLAGQVQLLEQAKLRLEMSIEQQRKEMRKEMQQRDEELEDVRGNALKKVKALESQLENEHEERTILLREKHELERRLVATEEQDRAERVAEAETMHRLKRDLKRTKALLRDAQTMLERSKGDSTGKAALRQLKNQLEDAECARAAAVKAKQALEQELNETQASLEEALRQRSEAEERANIASRERTELLSQLEENEEELSEVLKKYRAAVQQVSAEQGQLQEAQVQIAALEAEKTSLKDQLSELTQRLESVEQLGDPTANSLATRRLEFRAKELESKLELEQTTRARLETQIARLKENVDKLQTESALLRTKEQTAQDAARRLQRSLREAREEASSALAREQESTRARRELEKSLEASETETKVVRDDLRLALQRIDDLQSAIQGELDLDCSEEATSDNSDSD; via the exons ATGAACGATCTGCGACAAGAAAAAGCACAACGTGAAAGGTTGGCCAGGGAAAAAGAAATTGCAATTGCAGAAAAGTTTACCATAGAACAAAATCTTAGC GATGCAAGACTGGAAATCGAGTTAAAAGAAGAAAGATTACGCACGTTGAGTCAGGAACTGGAAGAGCTCACTTTTGGTGGTAAAACTGAGGAAGAAGTAGCACAATTGAAGAAAGCTAAGCATGAATTAGAGAAAAGGGTGAAAGATCAGGAAGAAGAACTCGACGATCTCGCTGGCCAAGTACAGCTGCTTGAGCAAGCGAAATTGAGACtggaaatgagtattgaacagcAACGCAAGGAAATGCGTAAAGAAATGCAACAAAGAGACGAAGAATTGGAAGATGTACGCGGCAATGCACTTAAGAAAGTTAAAGCCTTGGAGTCACAATTAGAAAATGAACACGAAGAGAGGACAATACTACTTCGTGAAAAACATGAATTAGAAAGACGTCTGGTAGCTACTGAGGAGCAAGATCGAGCTGAGCGTGTTGCAGAAGCTGAAACTATGCACAG attgaagagagatctgAAAAGAACAAAAGCATTACTCAGAGACGCTCAGACGATGCTTGAAAGATCCAAGGGCGATTCAACAGGCAAGGCAGCCTTACGTCAACTGAAGAATCAGTTAGAAGATGCTGAATGTGCTAGGGCAGCTGCAGTTAAAGCAAAACAGGCATTGGAACAAGAATTAAATGAGACGCAAGCTTCACTTGAAGAAGCATTGCGTCAACGTTCTGAAGCTGAGGAACGTGCAAACATAGCTAGTCGTGAACGAACTGAACTACTTTCGCAATTGGAAGAAAATGAAGAAGAGCTCTCAGAA GTGCTGAAGAAATATCGAGCAGCGGTTCAACAAGTATCAGCAGAACAAGGGCAGCTACAGGAGGCGCAAGTACAAATTGCTGCTTTAGAAGCTGAGAAGACCTCTCTCAAAGATCAACTTTCGGAACTGACACAACGATTGGAGTCTGTGGAACAACTCGGCGATCCTACAGCGAACAGCCTTGCCACAAGGCGCCTCGAGTTTCGAGCTAAAGAGCTTGAAAGTAAACTTGAATTGGAGCAAACAACAAGAGCACGTTTAGAa ACTCAAATTGCAAGATTGAAAGAAAACGTTGACAAATTGCAAACTGAATCGGCGTTACTACGAACAAAAGAACAAACAGCTCAAGATGCAGCACGACGATTGCAAAGATCATTACGCGAGGCCAGAGAAGAAGCAAGTTCTGCATTGGCACGCGAACAAGAATCCACACGAGCTCGTCGCGAATTGGAGAAATCGCTTGAGGCCTCAGAGACGGAGACCAAAGTCGTCAGAGATGATCTTAGATTAGCGTTACAAAGAATTGACGATTTGCAAAGTGCGATTCAAGGCGAACTTGATTTGGATTGCAGCGAAGAAGCAACCAGTGATAACAGCGACAG TGATTGA
- the LOC143180226 gene encoding unconventional myosin-XVIIIa isoform X3 — MSTMPSVPLTHSNGTCPSPDDISLDEPLLNRIMDDKVSDSSRTMIGHFSKSVEMNNLLRRPPLPPCILRRPLSRVQTISSGSMRSLSPASLSSNLSYRSKSLSISPRPRSRMDSPTNFAIPPRRVYPIDNVRSMGTMEEASVKEQAPVVFDASLNFVLGCDKQRVRQCFKPTASHLEPTTASSYLSSKISQFLKRTDHIMDEWRSLGHRDDADNDLDLQMNDKPRCVMGRSQSATNIMIRGFQYYSRSNSVARSSCSRRSMSRASDDRTISDSIGQELSEMTADYAEEHSTSTLAAERIDAETSERLRLERELQDVTEANKNLQQATERLEMELLYARAADLNGIASDAEDGEDGGVYKQRYEHAVRELEFTKRKMAQQHEDDLEQLVGLKKQLEKKLADAYEEVEEQRQVVGQWKRRVQKLNSEMHDLRLLLEEQTARNNLLEKKQRKFDSETQNLMNDLRQEKAQRERLAREKEIAIAEKFTIEQNLSDARLEIELKEERLRTLSQELEELTFGGKTEEEVAQLKKAKHELEKRVKDQEEELDDLAGQVQLLEQAKLRLEMSIEQQRKEMRKEMQQRDEELEDVRGNALKKVKALESQLENEHEERTILLREKHELERRLVATEEQDRAERVAEAETMHRLKRDLKRTKALLRDAQTMLERSKGDSTGKAALRQLKNQLEDAECARAAAVKAKQALEQELNETQASLEEALRQRSEAEERANIASRERTELLSQLEENEEELSEVLKKYRAAVQQVSAEQGQLQEAQVQIAALEAEKTSLKDQLSELTQRLESVEQLGDPTANSLATRRLEFRAKELESKLELEQTTRARLETQIARLKENVDKLQTESALLRTKEQTAQDAARRLQRSLREAREEASSALAREQESTRARRELEKSLEASETETKVVRDDLRLALQRIDDLQSAIQGELDLDCSEEATSDNSDSD, encoded by the exons ATGTCCACAATGCCATCGGTGCCGCTAACTCATTCAAATGGTACTTGTCCTAGCCCAGATGATATAAGTCTCGATGAGCCTCTGCTGAACCGAATAATGGATGACAAAGTTAGTGATTCCAGTAGAACCATGATTGGGCATTTCTCGAAATCTGTGGAAATGAATAATTTACTGAGAAGACCGCCGTTGCCGCCGTGTATCTTGAGGAGACCACTCAGTAGAGTGCAGACAATAAGCTCGGGCTCGATGAGGAGTCTATCACCTGCTAGCCTTTCGTCCAACTTATCATATCGATCTAAATCCTTGTCGATTTCACCGAGGCCGCGTTCAAGAATGGATTCACCAACAAATTTTGCTATTCCTCCCAGAAGAGTGTATCCTATAGATAATGTTCGTTCTATGGGCACCATGGAAGAAGCATCTGTGAAGGAACAGGCTCCAGTCGTTTTCGATGCTAGTCTCAATTTTGTTTTGGGCTGTGACAAACAAAGGGTCAGACAGTGTTTCAAGCCCACTGCTTCTCACCTGGAGCCAACGACTGCTTCTTCGTATTTGTCCTCGAAGATATCACAGTTCCTGAAGAGAACAGATCATATAATGGACGAATGGAGAAGTTTGGGCCATAGGGATGACGCGGATAACGATCTAGATTTGCAGATGAATGACAAACCTAGATGTGTTATGGGTAGAAGTCAGAGCgctacgaatattatgatacgcGGCTTTCAATATTATAGTAGGTCGAACAGTGTTGCAAGAAGTTCTTGCTCCAGACGTTCCATGTCACGCGCTTCCGACGACAGGACTATTTCTGATAGCATTGGCCAAGAG CTAAGCGAAATGACTGCCGACTACGCGGAAGAACATTCAACTTCGACGTTGGCGGCAGAGAGAATCGACGCTGAAACATCTGAACGTCTACGCCTTGAGAGAGAGCTTCAGGATGTGACTGAAGCTAATAAAAATCTTCAGCAAGCAACTGAGCGTCTAGAGATGGAACTCTTGTACGCAAGAGCTGCCGATTTGAATGGAATTGCATCTGATGCAGAGGATGGTGAGGATGGTGGGGTTTATAAGCAGAGATACGAACATGCCGTGAGAGAGCTGGAGTTCACTAAAAGAAAAATGGCGCAACAACATGAAGACGACCTCGAACAGTTAGTGGGGCTTAAGAAGCAATTGGAAAAGAAG TTAGCTGATGCTTATGAAGAGGTAGAAGAACAGCGACAAGTTGTTGGACAATGGAAACGACGTGTGCAAAAACTAAACAGTGAAATGCACGATTTGAGACTTTTATTAGAAGAGCAAACAGCTAGAAACAATCTTTTAGAGAAAAAACAACGCAA ATTTGACTCTGAGACTCAGAATCTGATGAACGATCTGCGACAAGAAAAAGCACAACGTGAAAGGTTGGCCAGGGAAAAAGAAATTGCAATTGCAGAAAAGTTTACCATAGAACAAAATCTTAGC GATGCAAGACTGGAAATCGAGTTAAAAGAAGAAAGATTACGCACGTTGAGTCAGGAACTGGAAGAGCTCACTTTTGGTGGTAAAACTGAGGAAGAAGTAGCACAATTGAAGAAAGCTAAGCATGAATTAGAGAAAAGGGTGAAAGATCAGGAAGAAGAACTCGACGATCTCGCTGGCCAAGTACAGCTGCTTGAGCAAGCGAAATTGAGACtggaaatgagtattgaacagcAACGCAAGGAAATGCGTAAAGAAATGCAACAAAGAGACGAAGAATTGGAAGATGTACGCGGCAATGCACTTAAGAAAGTTAAAGCCTTGGAGTCACAATTAGAAAATGAACACGAAGAGAGGACAATACTACTTCGTGAAAAACATGAATTAGAAAGACGTCTGGTAGCTACTGAGGAGCAAGATCGAGCTGAGCGTGTTGCAGAAGCTGAAACTATGCACAG attgaagagagatctgAAAAGAACAAAAGCATTACTCAGAGACGCTCAGACGATGCTTGAAAGATCCAAGGGCGATTCAACAGGCAAGGCAGCCTTACGTCAACTGAAGAATCAGTTAGAAGATGCTGAATGTGCTAGGGCAGCTGCAGTTAAAGCAAAACAGGCATTGGAACAAGAATTAAATGAGACGCAAGCTTCACTTGAAGAAGCATTGCGTCAACGTTCTGAAGCTGAGGAACGTGCAAACATAGCTAGTCGTGAACGAACTGAACTACTTTCGCAATTGGAAGAAAATGAAGAAGAGCTCTCAGAA GTGCTGAAGAAATATCGAGCAGCGGTTCAACAAGTATCAGCAGAACAAGGGCAGCTACAGGAGGCGCAAGTACAAATTGCTGCTTTAGAAGCTGAGAAGACCTCTCTCAAAGATCAACTTTCGGAACTGACACAACGATTGGAGTCTGTGGAACAACTCGGCGATCCTACAGCGAACAGCCTTGCCACAAGGCGCCTCGAGTTTCGAGCTAAAGAGCTTGAAAGTAAACTTGAATTGGAGCAAACAACAAGAGCACGTTTAGAa ACTCAAATTGCAAGATTGAAAGAAAACGTTGACAAATTGCAAACTGAATCGGCGTTACTACGAACAAAAGAACAAACAGCTCAAGATGCAGCACGACGATTGCAAAGATCATTACGCGAGGCCAGAGAAGAAGCAAGTTCTGCATTGGCACGCGAACAAGAATCCACACGAGCTCGTCGCGAATTGGAGAAATCGCTTGAGGCCTCAGAGACGGAGACCAAAGTCGTCAGAGATGATCTTAGATTAGCGTTACAAAGAATTGACGATTTGCAAAGTGCGATTCAAGGCGAACTTGATTTGGATTGCAGCGAAGAAGCAACCAGTGATAACAGCGACAG TGATTGA